The genomic region CAAACGtcaataaaaactggaaaaattgAGGTGTTGTAAACCTTTTGACAAGTGGTGTATACAGATATATACTTACATTCTGTCTAGGTGGAGCATCCTGGTTGTAAATGTCTTCAAAATCCCACTGAGGATATTTACTGAAGGCTGTTTTGTAGAGGACAGGAATGGGAGTCTCAGTCTGTCCATGTGTAGTGTTTGTTATTTCAGACGTTGCGTTTGGGTTTGTTTTGATGGAATTGGCTATTTTTTCTTGTGTTATGTTAAACACAAGTGGCTGTCTTGAGTTCCCATTTTCATCTCTATGTGAAGCATTATAATGAAAAAACTGGtatgtgctgttgtgtttggTTAGTCCTGGAAATATAGTCAAACTAATGTGGaaacatgaaagaaagaaacaaataattagatacattataaaaaagaaaatggcacTTTAAGTAAATCAATTAATTATATCTTAATAATATGCTGATAGGTATTTCTTTAAGCACAAATTAGtactttattttcaaaaaaaaatttttttctttatctgaaaGGTTTCTGTAGTCAGTATACAAATACATCTTACCTGATGCTTTGTGATAAATAATCccatgaaaaaatgaaaagcacaaCATTAACCGCAATAAtcacaaacaccaaaaataaaatcctggATGTTCGGGCTGCCATCACTGAGATGTGGAGTTTGCTCTTCAGGTAAATACAGaccaacatttgttttcacaccTGGAGTTTAGCCACAGGTGGGACCGCCCCTTCAGGTGTTTGACATCTTATCATCAAAAGTGAATGGGCAGGGCTACTGTGCAGAAAATACCCACTCTTCACATGTTCACAGTGGTTTATTACACATTGAAAGGAAGTAACACATAATTAACAAGAGACAAGAGGCTCAATTTGTGGCAGCATATGCTGGAAGTGCCACTGCATTTCAAGAGCTGCCACAGCATAACAAGAGGTGCCAGTGCAGATGCCACAGCATCCACTACTCGCTGCCACTGCCACGAATTGAGCCTGGCCCTGCTGTAATTAACTTGGCAGGATTCATTCCTGTTACAGATTTAATTAAGATAAGATTGAATTAAAAAAGGGTTTATAATAAATCAACACactttttataaatgtttaattcaaaTATGAAACTAACAACATAACAGTCCTTTATCCCTTTCAGTCCgtatttgcatattttgttaTCTAGAAAACTGCACCCTGCACTGCAAACGGTCCAACTGCCCTGGTGTAGTCTTTCCTGTGGACAGTAGTTTGGATGACAGTTGGTTCAGACAGGGGAAAATCAACAATAACACCAAAaagcaagaaagcaaaacaagtaTGTCATATTACAACACAAATGAGAGTAGTTACTGAATGGTCTGTATAGCTCTGTTGAATACTGTGACCAAGTTTATTGAAGCATTTGGTGAAGTCCTACAGGAGCGCTCTCAAGTCAATGAATGCAGTCAGAGAGAAGTCTCAGATGGAGTAGAGTTTGAGCTGCTCCTCTATGTCTCCCTCCGACACCTCCCCAAACGTCTCCTTGTTGTCTTTCAGCAGCTGAAAGATGGCGGCCAGCTGCTCCCGTTGCACCctgggaaaagaaaagaaaggtgaAAGAAGGTGAAAGAAACTAAAGTCCTGAATACTGCTGCAATCACAAACTTTATTCACAATGTTCATGAGGTAAAAGTTTTACTGATGAACCAGAACTGGAACTATAAATATATAGACACAAACCCCAAGAAAATAACACCTTCCAGCATCCATGAATGAAAAACTTCATATGTACATGTCATCCAGTTGGATACCTTTGTATACACGAATGAACCAAAGAAGAAAGAATATAAACAGCAAATTGTGCAGTATCTGACTGGTAAAGAGGATGCTAATGTGATATGCTGGTGTCGGAGTGGAGGTGCAGGAGAGAAGgctggacccaaatgcaggacaacaaagaTTTATTCTCCCTGGGATCTCCAGGGATCTCAGATACAAACACAAGGGAACCGGGTGAAATGGTAAATAACAAAGACACTCTTTAACTATAACTAAATACAACTACAGCAACTAATGCTTTGGCAGGGAAcgaaggaaggagggaggtataaatagggaaaacacaaaaggtgattGAACACAGGTGGAatcaatgaacagaaataagtagtgaagctgccggggaccagagcaaggggaaaaaggaagtctttacaaaataaaggtcccccaGCAGGAaatcccaaaggggaatcatgacagcTAAGGCACACATCTGGCTAGCTAATCTTAGCataaagtcaaaaaacaaaaagaaacattgtGCTGGTCGGGCTCTATTTAACTAGTTTTCCCAAGTAATTATTGTCTTGGAACGTCTTATTTAGCAACCTGTATGCAGTTGTTgagtaaaaaactgaaataaaaccagaatcaagattttgtttgctttggacAGAGACAGGATAGCTGTTTCCACTCTGTATGCTAACAGTTTGCTGTATAAAGCTCCATTTATAATAGACCCACAAGCCTGTAATACATCCAGCTTTATAGCAGCTTTGTAGTCGTCGTTACATACTTAAAaatttttcattgtcattttcttcACTTCTGCTAAGAGACACTCTGATGAACTCAGAGACCAGGCAGGTTAAAGTCGAACACTCATGTCCatggaggagaaagacaaaaacaagcttTGACAAATCCATCAAAAATTAGTAAAGATGAGTTGCATGAGTTAAACTTCTAGGCAAGTATCAACTCAGGTTTCAGTCCTCCAGAAACatttcaacatatttttttttatccatgcACAAACCTTCAACTTTGTCTTCAGTCTCTCTAACACATGCTCCTCAGTAGTTTTTAAACCTCTGTCTTTTCACTGCAGGTCTCACTTCTATTACACTGACTCCTCCTTGTGGCAGAACAGAGGAAAGTCCTCAGAGGATTAACTAACGTTTCTCTATCAGAGGCAACGACTGTAGACACAATCAACACCTGAGAATCACACGTCTAATTTGGAGTGCAGGGGCAGCAGGAGATGGGCATGTGGGATCAGGTAAGCAGCACTGCACAGTTACAATAGTCGCTTCATGGCCACTTGAATATAAAGAGGTGATGAGACCAGTGCTGAAGCCAAAATGGTGAATTCAAATCGGCCTGAAACATGGCACAGGAGTAGTTTTTACATAATGGCCAGAAAGGGACTCCCCTGGGACAAACAAGTGAGAATAACTCATACGTTACCATATATATTCTTCTTTTTTATGGTCACAGACAGTTAAAAGTCTGTGTTGAAGTGTATCCTGCAATGATGAGAACAGGGTATGCAGAAACATTATAGGAAAAACAATAAACTTGGCTTTAATTCCTCCTCTGGTTCCCGTGTTTTTTAGAGTTTGGCTAGagtaacaaaaacatttgtccCAGCACAGACCAAACTCTTGGTGTTTCTTTAAGTCTCATGACATTCATCCTTCAGCTAACACCTGGCACAGACTCAATCTCGCCTTACTCAGTCTAGCCTGGTACAGGAGCTAAACATGGAAGGCTCTGAGTGATatgccaacaacacacaaacacacgtgaAGACAGAGTAAGGAGGGttgcagggagaaaaaaagaaaagtcaacaTTGGACAGCagggaaaacaaacatatatctgatatatacacatatatcaATCGCTAagcagctccttcagtggaAGACTGAAGATTAGGAAGGAGCGGTACCGCAGGTCTTTCATTCCCACCACTGTAGATTACACAACCAATCAGTCTAACAAACTCAACTGTGCACATAGAGGTGTTCAtataagtttattttattttagatatattatatatagcattttaattgtaaatattttgtaaatttgtaaaaagtTAAATCTCGGCACACATTTTgcactttttatttctctttctttgcaccttactgttgacctgtagctgtggtaaccattgaatttccccattgtgggatcaataaagaattatcttaaATAAGGGAACTTCATGTAAAAATGGTTAGAACTAATGACAGCAAATGATTTTCAGTAAAGAATCTTATGCCATTGCCATGCATGACATGGGTTACAAGTTTTTAAAGCAAGGTGCCTTTTTAAGTTGTAGTTAATAATGTAGTGTTATCTACAGATCAGTTATaagtcattaataaaaacaactgcTGGGTTTTCCCGgttgttgaaaatgtttttccagCTTGCATTCAAGCACTTAAATAAATTAGGACGATCTCTCCAGTGGTTGAAGAGTCCAATAAAAAGTGTTTCTGGTTAATTAAAGTGCTAAAGACAAAGCAGTCTGAAAATCCACACTGTTCTTATTTATGACATAATATctatatttataataatttgtACTTGATGTAGTAACCGTAGATAATGCAATAAACGACAGATTATTAACCCTTTATGAAAGCGTGTTATTAAAAATCTGGATCTACATTTGGATTTTTCACTGACCTTTGCTCCTCCTCCAACTCGTCTTTGGACATCATCATTTGCAAGTGGTGGGACCGTGACTTTCCAGGGACATACCTCAAGGAATTGTCTGCATTGGATTCAGCCTGATCTGATAAAAGAGAATTAGAAATCATCACcaaacctttattttgaaaaactatAGTGTACACATTTAACTATTTCATAAGTGCTCACCATTGATCCCCGGGCTCTCTGTGGCTCCTTCAGTCTGGGGGTAAGAGAAAGCACACTTTAGGAGTTCCTTATCAGAGAGCCCAATGAATGACCTACGGCCCCTCCCTGATGAGGCCTCAGATGATGAGTCTACCTCTAAGCTCATATGCCTAGATCCAGGCCTGGGGACAGACAGGCTGGATGCGGAGGAGGAGTGCTCAACTGGTGTTGCCAGTTCTTCAGTGAGAGGGTTGGGATGTGCCTCCTCCTGTTAGGGAATTAAGGGGTCAGATGAGGGGCATCACACCACATGCCTTGCCCCCCAAAACTTGTTCacattgtttatgtttttatttttttttttttgcatatgtcCTTGTAGGCAGGCAAATAATTTTTAGTCCTTGTTTTACCTGTGTTTCACACCTCAGCCTTATGCTGATCTTGACTACACTTCACAAAGGTGTCACTTAAAGAAAAGTCAAGGTTATCCTTTCATTCTCCCTTGGGTGCTGATTTGACATCGCTGTCCCTGTCAGATATCCTCAACAGACATTTAAAAGGCTGAAAACTGGTCAGGAGGGCCTTTAAAGGACCGTATATTAGTCAGGTGTCAATGTCcctgtttcaaaataaagctgtgTTGCTTGTATCTATTTTGCTTTGCATCTAAAAGACCTCCCACTGATGCCCTTTCTGTCcccagttgttgttgttgtgacaTCATTGTTCTTTACTTGAGTATTGGCATTTTATACCCTATAGAAATCtacaaaataacagcaaataGTGGGAAATGTCATTAAAAGTTTCCCAAAGACTTTTACTGTTTAGTCTTCTAGAAAAGCAACtagaaaaatattcacattttgaGAATTTCTTTAGCTATTGTTGAAATGATTGCAGGATGATTTTCTGTCCATCAACTTGAATCAGCTACATGTTCCAGCTCTAGATACGACAAACATCGGCTTATGAAATATGAGGCAATTCAATTAGTCCATAAAGCAATAAAACTAGGTTCCTGTGGATCAGCTACAAAACGCCACTTGCATGCACTATAAAGgacttgttcttgtttttgtcaaatttctTCCAATGTTGAGTAATTTGACATTATAACATTGCTTATACTTAAGTAAGGATTTGCTTCTCTCACTCCTGACTAGACATGTGAACAGTATCTAAGTGGGTGGGACAGGCAGTAAAACAGATCAGGAGAGAATTACATAATGAGACACCTTTTCGCAGCTTTAAGCAAACAAACCAGCAGGACGGTGGGTGTGTGAGCTGTGTGACAGGTCACAGACTTACTGAAAGCACAGATTTCACTACATCCCAGTGGTCGTGGGAGCTCCCGCTGACCTCGCACCAGTCGTCCAcggctttcttcttcttgtcggGTACATGGCCATTCAGCCTCGGCCCTTGCTGATCCAATCTCCCGTCTGCACCGTCCCCTGTGTGTCCGAAATAACTCCGTGCGTTTACGAAGTTGGCTGAAGACGAAGAGCCGTTGAATAGCGATGTGGCGACCACAATAGCGAGAAGCGTGAAAATAGCAGCTGATAATACAAAAGTTAGATCCATGGCTGTGGAGCTGGGTGCCCGCTTTTTAGGCCTGTAGTGCGGCGCTTTTGTCTTCACTGTACCGCTTCCTGTTCACCCGAGTCAACTGCATTCACCCTCTCACCATCCCTATAGTAATCCTCCCAGTGCATCAGCGTTAACGAGTAGCCTCTTCGGGATATGCTACAATCTTCTCTCCGAGCAGGACGTCACGTCGTCCGGTCCCACCCCCTCCGTTACCTGCCCGCTCCCCGGCAGACTGCTGGGCAGGAAAGGTCAGGTGGGTTGTCACGGCACGTTGCAACGTGCCCGAATCCCGGCTCTCCAGTTTTACCATTAATCCCATCAGCGGGGAGCGTACTGCACAAACCGGGAGACCGAAATAGCACAGCCGAGGGTTTACACTCGGTCAGGGGAGAAAGGTGTTCTCACCTGAGGAGTTACCTTCAGCCGAGAGAGCACAACTGGGAGCCCTCTGGTTTAAACGAATCTCAGTATTAATAACAGCTATAATAACTATTTATAGATTCATAACCAATTTAATCAGATATTTCTCTCATTCCAAATGAATAATCCTAACTCGTTATTTCATCTATAAATTACTGAATTGAGTTAGTGGGGactttagtgttttattttacattcattacTTATTAGTTAGGGAAGTTGAACAGAACACACAGTGCAGACAAAATTCATGTTACTGTGCTAGAAGCAAGAATAagcgcaaaaaaaaaaaaaaagcatacagaATAAAAACTCATTTACAACAAAGATGTTTATTAGCATTCACCTGAAGCAATTACAAGACATTTGAGAAATTCACAGAGGAATGCAATACACAAAAATTATTAAGCAGTCAGAACTGCCCTTTAAACCCTTCACACTGGGAGTCGCACTGGACCCAATTTCAAAAAGCGAGCAAAACCAATTTTTTAATAGTGAATAACCACAGATGGAGAAAAAGGATAGGAGGGAGAATAGAGGAAGGACAGGATCTGTATAGCACATGGAGGGAAAGACAGGCCACAAGACAGGAGAGGATGGATGATCTGCCACACCTGTGAGCTTACAAACCGGCAAACAGCAGCGGAGGGTCGAGCCCCGGAACAGCGCCGGGCACTCAGCACCGCAACACGCCACACCATGTCACCACCGCACTGCACCGCATCTTAACAGCTAACCAGCATTACTCAACTGCTACACAACTGCGCCTAGTGCACAAAAGATACACAAGAAAGAGGGTTAGAGTCATAGGAAGGCAACTTTaaccagacagaaaaaaatattttgacagaaaaaaaaattctgtgcTGCTGGGTTAGCAAGCCACACAATTAAGTGGCActgcaatatttaaatattttgctcTGTCCCAATAAGAGTGGTATAGCTGTAAAAGTTTTGAATGACCAACATGACCCTTTTCTACCAAGTAAAACTCTTCTTTATCCATCTGTAATATTAAACAAAGgatttcagttaaaaaaaaaaaaaaactcttaatTCAAAAAGGGATTTATTAGCAAGTATAAATTCAATGAAAATGCATATAATCCAATTTaaatgaaagggaaaaaaaaaaacaaaaaaaacttacaaATCTTTCAATTTGCTCATCCTTGCAAACAATGACGACATCAAATTTACAGAATTTATgtaaattaaatcaaatgaagcatttaaaacattttagacCAAACTCCAATAACCTTTCAGTCTGCATTCAGTGGTAATAGTGTCCACTTGCTCAGTTTGAGACTCTTCCTGATGTCTTCAGCAAAGGCTCAATCATCTGAGATCTGGaaggaaagacaaaacagagtTAACAagagtacatatatatatataaaaaagaaaaacaagactatCAACTCCTGCAGCTGACCTTAATTATGCAGTAGTAGTCTGATCATCTCTCCCCTGATGTTTATCAgcctggctttttttttttttttgggggcATCCATCTTCTTGCAGTAAACCTAACATTTGTATtaattttcatatttgtttacaCACCTTTCTCTAACAAGTCTCTTGCACTCGAgcatatttgaaaaacaaacctCGGGGGTCCGCTCCCTTTGTGAGGTGGCGGAAACCGCAGGCATGGTTGGGAACAGTGCTCAGTGCATCTGACTGTGATCCCTGTGAACGTACCTCACCACACCACCTCATACACCAACTGACAGCCCGAACCACCGCCATGACGACCTGCTCCATAGCAACCACCGTTGCCTTGGTGACCTGCTCCTTAGCAACTGCCATCGCTCTCAGCAACAGGCAGGTCACATGGGCGGGTCACACACTAACTGCTCTCACACTGCCACAcccccatctcctcctcctctctttgcAAACAGGACTCCGCAGCTTGGAGGAAAGAATTCCACATTTAGGTGAAGGTTTTGAGTGAAGCACCCCACGTCCCAACCACCCCTCCCTCCCATACAAACTCATCACCCCAATTTGAAATATATGCTGTGGGAGATCACCAGGAGACAAATCTCCTGTTGCCTGCGTGTGCTTTACCTTTACTGAACATACAAGCAAAGTAAAGCATACACAGCACTAGGACTGTATGTATCAATCCTAATAACTTCTAAACATTCAGGATTTTGTTGCTTGTGTGCAGCATCAAAACTTTTGAATACCCCAGTGATGATTACAAACTGAGTATAAAATTTTGAATCCACCCTTTCCCCTGAATACCGTCATATTGCGTCCAAGTTTGAGTTAAGACTCTGCTCCGTTGTCTTCTGGAGATTTGGGCCTACTCTTGGATttggacctggacctggactTGGACTTGGACTTAGACCCTCTGTTGGAAGGCGGGGTGCGACTCCTTGACTTGGACCTGGAGCGGGACCGAGACCTTGAGGGTGACTTCGACTTGCTCCGTCTGGGGGTTCTGGACTTGGATTTAGACTTCGACCTGGACCTTGATCTGGATCTGGAGTAGGAACGGGACCTGGAGCGGCTGTAATGGTGGCGGCTCCTAGATCGGGAACGGCTTCTGCTCCTGGAGCGGCTTCGGCTACGCCTGCGACGACGGGGACTAGCTGAACggctgcaagagagaaacactTCAGttaaacttaaataaaataGGAAACTGACAAATTATGTTAATTTACAggaacataatgaaaataagttGATCAGCAGAAACTGAAACTATTCTGATAACCCCATTAATAGTTATGTAACTGTTGGGGGAAGGGTGGGTCACATTTTGGAAACATGCAAATGggctttttttcatttgctaaACTCCTACAAACAAAACTCTACTATAGGCCTACTATGTGTTATGCCAACACAgtaacatatttaaaattatatattgtaaTAATTATATAACTAGCATAAATTGTTTACATTAAccttattatatattataatggAGTAAGTACTGAATTGTAGTTAACGTTATACAGGAAATGGGAATTAAGTGTCGTCAAACCAATGTAGCATTAACTTACTCCATGTGCTTCTGTTGTCTTTCTCAAGACTAATGTATACGGCTTCTTGGATAAACCTAAATAAAGAAGCATTACCTCCTGCTTCTGCGTCCGTACCCTCCATATCTCCGTGGCGGAGCACCTCTTCGGCTATACATGGAGTCCGGTGGTCGGCCGTAGCGGGCCATCTGCACCCGAAGCTCCCGCCCGTCAAGAAGCGCGCCGTCCATAGCGTCCATGGCGTCTTCGGCGTCCCGCTTGTCGAGAAACCTCACGAAAGCGAACCCTCGGCTCTCTTTGGTGTACCTATCCCGGGGGATGTACACGTCTCCTACACGGCCGTACTTCTCAAAAACTCGGCGTAGAGTCTCCGGGGAAGTTCGGTAAGTCAGGTTATCCACTTTGAGGGAGGTCATCCCCTCAACGTCTGGCGGCGGCCTTCCGTAACTCATCTTCTTCTTATGAAAGCAACAGCGCAAACCCGTTAAGACGCGATCGAGTCGACTAATAAAACGGTTACTTTAGCTTTATGACCCACCAGTTCGTGTATTTGATTCGAAATATGTCTGATTTCTTAGTTGTTTCTCGCTGGACCTCGACCCTACCGCGCTGCTTTCACGTGAAATGGCGGCAACGAAgcttccttttcccttttctttgcGCCCATGTTGGcctcctctgattggctgagtggcTCTTCCCCTTCCGCCGCACCAACCGTCACCAAAGCCCGGGTATTCCGTCACACTGCCCTCTGTCGGCGGGGAGTCGCTTGTTACCGTAATATGGGGCTGTTATTCTGCCTGTTTCATTTAGTTTAATTAGAAACACCCTAGTAGTTTTGTCGGGGGTTAACGGTTGTGTTTTTCgttttaaaaatacaagtgttttttaaaaatcctgtcTCGTAATAACTCGTAATTTGATTTAGCGTTAGCTATGTGTCTCTACTTGTTGCCAGAAAAGCTTCAGCTAGCTAACGTTTAGttaacctttattttttaagtattgGTGAGTCTTTCCGGTTTTTAACCCAAATTGTTGAGTTTTTCCAGGCATAGGGTATAAACATTTCGGCTCTGCACTGCAGTTTGTCGTAGGAAGGTCACGTTATAAGCGGTGGTTGGTGGTGTGGCTGCCGTTGCTGGAGAGAGGAGGACTGCGCAAAAACCACGGTCCGGATTTGTGACGTCATGGGGAGCCACAAACCGCTTTGACATGATCCAGCACCTACCAGCACCGGTAATACATGACCGTGAGCCCGCTGGCTGGGTCACGTCCACGACCGCTTCGTTGTTATCTGCCGCATACTCGCATGTGAAGTAAACGACCAGCCAGGCTGGAGCGGAGATTTCGCTTCGGCCGATTGTGTGACTGCGGTTCCCCATGAGAGCTTCTCACCGCTGTTAAACCGCTGTTTTCTGCCTCAAAACGAACCGCACTGTTGACCAGAAAAGGATAAGCAACCAGAGAACAGCCACTAATCCCCAGGACGACCACATTCACGGCGGGGCTTGGACCCAACAGAAATGTCCTGGGCAGCACGGACTGGATTAAATG from Mastacembelus armatus chromosome 19, fMasArm1.2, whole genome shotgun sequence harbors:
- the mxra7 gene encoding matrix-remodeling-associated protein 7 isoform X2; its protein translation is MDLTFVLSAAIFTLLAIVVATSLFNGSSSSANFVNARSYFGHTGDGADGRLDQQGPRLNGHVPDKKKKAVDDWCEVSGSSHDHWDVVKSVLSEEAHPNPLTEELATPVEHSSSASSLSVPRPGSRHMSLETEGATESPGINDQAESNADNSLRYVPGKSRSHHLQMMMSKDELEEEQRVQREQLAAIFQLLKDNKETFGEVSEGDIEEQLKLYSI
- the mxra7 gene encoding matrix-remodeling-associated protein 7 isoform X3, with product MDLTFVLSAAIFTLLAIVVATSLFNGSSSSANFVNARSYFGHTGDGADGRLDQQGPRLNGHVPDKKKKAVDDWCEVSGSSHDHWDVVKSVLSTEGATESPGINDQAESNADNSLRYVPGKSRSHHLQMMMSKDELEEEQRVQREQLAAIFQLLKDNKETFGEVSEGDIEEQLKLYSI
- the srsf2a gene encoding serine and arginine rich splicing factor 2a — translated: MSYGRPPPDVEGMTSLKVDNLTYRTSPETLRRVFEKYGRVGDVYIPRDRYTKESRGFAFVRFLDKRDAEDAMDAMDGALLDGRELRVQMARYGRPPDSMYSRRGAPPRRYGGYGRRSRSRSASPRRRRRSRSRSRSRSRSRSRSRHHYSRSRSRSYSRSRSRSRSKSKSKSRTPRRSKSKSPSRSRSRSRSKSRSRTPPSNRGSKSKSKSRSRSKSKSRPKSPEDNGAES
- the mxra7 gene encoding matrix-remodeling-associated protein 7 isoform X1 encodes the protein MDLTFVLSAAIFTLLAIVVATSLFNGSSSSANFVNARSYFGHTGDGADGRLDQQGPRLNGHVPDKKKKAVDDWCEVSGSSHDHWDVVKSVLSEEAHPNPLTEELATPVEHSSSASSLSVPRPGSRHMSLEVDSSSEASSGRGRRSFIGLSDKELLKCAFSYPQTEGATESPGINDQAESNADNSLRYVPGKSRSHHLQMMMSKDELEEEQRVQREQLAAIFQLLKDNKETFGEVSEGDIEEQLKLYSI